The Mesorhizobium opportunistum WSM2075 DNA window ATCTGCGGCAGACAGTCGAGCGCGGCGGACGTATCGACCAGAAGCGCATCGATCGCCCCGAAATCGACCGGCGCTTCCACAACGTCGACGGCATCGGCCGCTTCCGACTTGCCTTCGCCCTCAATGTCTTCGCCCACAACGTCTTCGCCCGGCGCGCCGAAACGGGCCGCCTCGAGTTCCGCGACGGTGACGAAATCCTCCGGCGTGAACGGCTCGACCTCGACCCGGCGCAATTCGCTGATATGGCCGAAGCAGCCGAGATCGCGGCCCATGTCGCGGGCCAGCGAGCGCACATAGGTGCCCTTGCCGCATTCGACTTCGAAAACGGTCTGATCGGTGCCGTGCTCGACGATGTCGAGACGGCCGATCTCGATTTCGCGGGCCGGAATGTCGACGGTCTCGCCTTCGCGGGCAAGGTCATAGGCGCGTTCGCCCGCAATCTTGATGGCCGAGAATTGCGGCGGCGTCTGCATGATGACGCCGGTGTATTTGGGAAGCAGCGCCCTGACCTCGGCTTCCGACGGTCGCTGGTCAGCCTCTTTCGTCACCGGCCCTTCGAGGTCGTCGGTCGAGCGCTCCTGCCCCCAGGCCACGGTGAAGCGATAGACCTTGGCGCCGTCCTGAACGTAGGGAACGGTCTTGGTGGCTTCGCCGAGCGCGATCGGCAGCATGCCGGACGCCAGCGGGTCCAGCGTGCCGGCATGGCCGGCCTTTTCGGCCTGGAACAGCCATTTGATCTTGGAGACGGCCTCGGTCGAGCCCATGCCGACGGGCTTGTCCAGCACCACCCAGCCGGAGACCGGCCGGCCCTTCTTCTTGCCGCGGCGCGCCATTATTCGCTGTCCTTGCCTTCTTTGGCCTTGTCGTCTTTGGCCCTGTCTTCTTGGGCCTTGTCTTCTTGGGCCTTGTCGTCGTCCGCGTCGAGATCACGCGCCACTTCGGGCGACTTCAGCAGGTCGTTGATCCTGGCGAAATTGTCGAAGGAGGTGTCCAGCCTGAAGCGGAACTCCGGCATGTATTTCATTTGCCGAAGCGCGCCGGAGACACGGCCGCGGACAAATTTCGCATGCTTGTTGAGCGCCTCGATCACGGCCTCGGCATCCTTGGCGCCGAGCGGAGAAACAAAGGCAGTGGCGATCTTGAGATCGGGCGACATACGCACTTCGGAGACCGAAACGACCGAATTCTCGATCAGCGGGTCGATGATGTCGCCGCGCTGCAACGTTTCGGAGAGCGCATGGCGTACCTGCTCGCCGACGCGCAGCATGCGCTGGGATGGGCCGGATGTGGTGGAACGGGGCATTTTTCTCAATCCTGAAAGCGTGAGGCTCGGGATAGGACCGTGCCTCATGTCTCAAACAGTCATTCTCAACAGGCAATCTCAACAGGCTTGAGGGCGGCGGCCTTTCGACCACCGCCCGATATTAACAAGCCACTCGAACTCAGAGCGTCCGGGTCACCATCTCGACGCGGAAGCACTCGATGACATCGCCGACCCGCATGTCCTCGTAGTTCTGGAAGGCCATGCCGCATTCCTGGCCGCCTGGGACTTCCGAAACCTCGTCCTTGAAGCGCTTGAGGGTCTTCAGCGTGCCTTCGTGGATGACGACGTTGTCGCGGATCAGGCGCACGCCCGCACCGCGCTCGACCTTGCCTTCGGTGACACGGCAGCCGGCGATCTTGCCGACCTTGGTGATGTCGAAGATCTCGAGGATCTCGGCATTGCCGATGAAGGTTTCGCGGCGCTCCGGCGACAGCAGACCCGACAGAGCCGCCTTCACGTCATCCACGAGGTTGTAGATGATCGAGTAGTAGCGGATCTCGATGCCAGCGGCCGCGGCGGCGGCACGTGCCTGCACATTGGCGCGGACGTTGAAGCCGATGATCGCCGCACCCGACGTTTCCGCCAGCGAGACGTCGCTTTCGGTGATGGCGCCGGCGCCGGCGTGGACGATGCGCGCACGCACCTCGTCGGTGCCGAGCTTGTCCAATGCCGCGTTGATCGCCTCGATCGAACCCTGCACGTCGCCCTTGATGACCAGCGGGAATTCCTTCAGCCCGCTTGTCTGCAACTGCGACATCATCTGTTCGAGCGAGCCGCGCTGGCCGGCATGCCTGGCGACCGCCTTCTCGCGGGCCAGACGCTGGCGATACTCGGTGATCTCGCGGGCGCGGGCCTCGTTGTTGACCACGGCGAAGCGGTCGCCGGCCTGCGGCGTGCCCTGAAGGCCGAGCACCTCGACCGGCATTGCCGGCGGCGCTTCCTTGATCTGCTCGCCGCGATCGTTGACCAGCGCGCGCACCCGGCCCCATTCGTTGCCGGCGACGAGGATGTCGCCCGGCATCAAGGTGCCGGTCTGCACCAGAACGGTGGCGACGGGACCACGGCCCTTGTCGAGCTGCGCCTCGATGACCACGCCCTCGGCGGTGCGGTCCGGATTGGCCTTCAGGTCGAGGATTTCGGCCTGCAGCAGGATCGCCTCGAGCAGCTTGTCGAGATTGGTGCCCTTGGTCGCCGACACTTCGACGTCCAGCACTTCACCGCCCATGGATTCGACGAAGACCTCATGGCGCAGCAGTTCGGAGCGAACCTTCTGCGGATCGGCGTCATGCTTGTCGATCTTGTTGATCGCCACGATGATCGGAACGCCGGCCGCCTTGGCATGGCTGATCGATTCGATCGTCTGCGGCATCACGCTGTCGTCGGCCGCCACCACCAGGATGGCGATGTCGGTGGCCTGGGCGCCGCGAGCGCGCATTGCCGTGAAGGCGGCGTGGCCGGGCGTGTCGATGAAGGTGATCTTCTGACCATTCTTCTCGACCTGATAGGCGCCGATATGCTGGGTGATGCCGCCGGCCTCGCCGGAGACGACATTGGCATTGCGGATGGCATCGAGCAGCGAGGTCTTGCCGTGATCGACGTGGCCCATGATGGTCACGACCGGCGGACGCGACACTAGGTCCTCGGCATTGTCGGCGATGTTGAACAGGCCTTCCTCGATGTCGGACTCGGCGACGCGGCGGACCGTGTGGCCGAATTCGGTGGCGACCAGTTCGGCCGTGTCGGCGTCGATGACGTCGCCGGGCTTCAGGATCTGGCCCTGCTTCATGAAGAACTTGACCACATCGACCGCACGTTCGGACATGCGCTGCGCCAGTTCCTGAATGGTGATGGTCTCGGGCAGGATCACTTCGCGCATGACTTTCTCGCGCGGCTCATTGTGCATCGCGCGCTTGAACTTTTCCTGGCGGCGGCGCATCGACGACAGCGAACGGGCCCGCGCATCCTCGTCGGTAAGCGCGGAGTTCAGCGTCAGCTTGCCACGGCGGCGGTCTTCCTCGCCCTTGGTCGGCTTGGCCGGCCGCGCCACTTCGGGCGTGACCGGGCGGCGCACCGGCGCACCGGCACCTGTCCGCTTCGGCTTGACCTCTTCCTCCTCGTCGGCGGTCGCCAACTCGGCTGCCAGCGGCGCGCGGCGGCGCGCCTCTTCCTCGGCACGACGGCGGGATTCGGCTTCCGTCTGCAGGCGTGCCTCTTCCTCGGCCTGACGGCGCGCGGATTCCTCACGCTCACGCTTGCGGCGCTCTTCGTCCTCGGCGCGGCGCTTGGCTTCCTCGGCGGCGCGCTGACGGTCCTCGACCTCGCGGACCTTGGAGCCTTCAAGCGCCCTGCGACGCGCTTCCATTTCGGAGCGCGACAGTTCGTTCAGCACCATGCCGCTGCGCTCGACCGGAGGCGGCGGGGGCGGAGGCGCCTTGGGCGCTTCCTGCACCACGGGTGGGGCGGCCACGACCGCCGCGGGCTTCGGCGTGAAGACGGGCGCAGGGGCAGCAGCAACCGGCTCCGGCTTGTCACCGGGCAGCGAGAACTTGCGCTTCTTGGTCTCGACCACGACCGACTTGGTACGGCCATGCGAGAAGTTCTGGCGCACGGTGCCCTGTTCCATGCCGGGGCGCTTCAACGTCAAGGTCTTCTTCGGCGTAACGCTCAACGTCTTGTCGTCGCCCGATTTCGTATCGCTCATTCCATATCCTCTGCAGCATCATCTTCGTCAGCAACGGCCGCAAGCATTGCCAGATCGTCCGGGGTACCGCCCCGATATCGGTCAAGCGCAACCATGCGCTTCTGGACCGCCTTACCCGCGTCTCCCGCGAGGACGGCAGCATGTATCACATTTGTACCCCCCAATGCCAAGCTCAACTCGGCCTCGGAGAAAAGTTTGTAGGCAAGGATGGAGGGGCCGCCGATATGGACGGTCGCCCGCCGCGCCTGGCTGATCTTGCGTACGCCGTCGTCGGACGCCTCGGTCGCGTGGAGCACGAAAAGTGCCAGTCCACCGCGCACTGCGCTCTCGACCTTGGTGGCACCAAGAGAAATCGCGCCTGCTTTGCGGGCGAGGCCCAGCATACCCAGAGCGGATCTGGAAAGCAGCCCGTCGACCATGCCGCCCAGATCGGGCGGCACGACCACCTGTGCCTTAAAGGCGCGGGCAAAGAGGTTCTTTGCCGCCGCCTTCTCGATATGTAGGCGGTCAGCGCTCACCCAGCAACCACGGCCGGGCAGATTTCTCTTGAGATCCGGAACGACGGCCGAATCCGGGCCGACGACGAACCGGATCAATTCATCCGGTTCGGCCTGCTTGCGGGTGACGATGCAGGTGCGATCGTTCATCTCGTCCAAGGGCGGGTTGTGTGCGATGCGGTTTCACCTCACGCACCAACGGCTTCGTCAGCCGGTGCTTCTTCGGCTGCAAGCTCGTCTTCGGTGATCCAGCCGGCCTTGAGACGGGCATTCAGCACCATCTGCTCGGCATCGGCGCGCGAAACGCCATGATTGGCCAGAACGCCGGGATACACCTTGGTCTCGCCGTCCTTGCGTTCCTTCCAGCCTGTCAGGTCGTCGGCGGCATAGCCGGCGAAATCCTCGATCGTCTTCACGCCGTCCTCGCCGAGCGTCACCATCATGGCGGTGGTGATGCCGGGGATTTCACGCAGCTCGTCCGAGACGCCCAGCGCCTTGCGCTTGTCGTCATGCTCGGCCTCGATCTTCTCGAGATATTCGCGGGCACGGGTCTGGATTTCCGACGCGGTGTCCTCATCGAAGCCGTCGATCGAGGCGATTTCGCCGGCATCGACATAGGCGACTTCCTCGACGCTGGTGAAGCCTTCCGAGGCCAACACCTGGCCGACCATCTCGTCGACGTCGAGAGCTTCCATGAACAGCGCCGAGCGCTCGACGAATTCCTTCTGGCGGCGTTCGGACTCCTCGGCCTCGGTCAGGATGTCGATATCCCAGCCGGTGAGCTGCGAGGCGAGACGCACGTTCTGGCCGCGGCGGCCGATGGCCAGCGACAGCTGATCGTCGGGAACCACCACCTCGATGCGCTCCGCGTCCTCGTCGAGCACGACCTTGGCGACTTCGGCCGGCTGCAGCGCGTTGACGATGAAGGAGGCGGCCGAGGGCGACCACGGAATGATGTCGATCTTCTCGCCCTGCAGTTCGCCGACGACGGCCTGGACGCGGCTGCCGCGCATACCGACGCAGGCGCCGACCGGATCGATCGAGCTGTCACGCGAGATGACGGCGATCTTGGCGCGCGAGCCCGGGTCGCGGGCGACCGACTTGATCTCGATGATGCCGTCGTAGATTTCCGGCACTTCCATGGTGAAGAGCTTGGCCATGAACTGCGGATGGGTGCGCGACAGGAAGATCTGCGGGCCGCGCTGCTCGCGACGCACGTCGTAGACATAGGCGCGGACGCGGTCGCCATATTTGTAGTTTTCGCGCGGGATCAGCTCGTCGCGGCGGATGATCGCCTCGCCACGGCCGAGATCGACGATGACGTTGCCATACTCGACGCGCTTGACGGTACCGTTGACGATCTCGCCGATGCGGTCCTTGTATTCGTCATACTGGCGGTCGCGCTCGGCCTCGCGCACCTTCTGCACGATGACCTGCTTGGCCGACTGGGCCGCGATGCGGCCGAAATCCATCGGCGGCAGCTGTTCGGCGATGAAGTCGCCAAGCTGGGCATCGGGATTGCGCTCGCGCGCCGAGGAAATGGCGATCTGGGTGGCGTAGTCATCGACTTTCTCGACCACTTCCATCAGCCGCTGCAGCTTCATCTCACCGGTGTTGGGATTGATGTCGGCGCGGATGTTGGTCTCCTGGCCGTAACGCGAGCGCGCCGCCTTCTGGATCGCATCGGCCATGGCGGCGATGACGATCGACTTGTCGATCGACTTTTCACGCGCGACGGCGTCGGCAATCTGCAGCAGTTCAAGTCTGTTGGCGCTTACAACCATGTTTTTTCTCCCGAGCCTGTCAGCCGGGCTTTTACGCCCGGCAGCTCAATCAACTTTCCTGTTCGTGTTCTTCCGTGGCGTCGGCTTCCGTACCCTCGGGCACGTCGTCGTCCGGCTCGCCGCGGCGTTTCTTGGCTTCCTTGCGCGCCCTGTTGTCCTTCGACAACGCATCGCGGATGAGGTCGTCGGTCAGGATCAACCGGGTCTCGGAAATGGCGTCGTAGGGTACGCGCACCGTCGGCTCCTCGCCATAGGCCGCCTTGTCGCGCTCGATGAGCACATCGTTCTCACCAGCCTCGGCGATCTTGCCCTTGAAACGCTTGCGATCGGCGACGACGACCGATGTTTCCATCTTCACCAAATGGCCGGTCCAGGTCACGAAATCCGATTTGCGCACCAGCGGCCGATCGATGCCGGGCGAAGAGACTTCGAGATGGTACGCCTTCTCGATCGGATCGTCGACATCGAGCGCCGGCGACACCGCGCGGCTGACCTCTTCGCAATCCTCGACGGTCATGGTGCCGTCCTCGCGCTCGGCCATGATCTGCAGCGTCAGCCCGTTCTGGCCGGACAGATGCACGCGCACGAGGCGAAAGCCGATGCCGCGCAGCACCGGCTGGATGATCAGCGCGATGCGCGCATCGATACCGCTTTCGCGGATGATGCGGTCGTCACCTTCGCTTGTCATTGCAGTCATCAATTGCCTGTCGTTCGTTTCGCAAGTTCTTTAGTTTGCGCATCGGAACCATCCGAAAACCGCTTCGCACTTTTCGGTCCGATTCACCCGGCAGGTAATAAAAAAGAGCGGGACCGGGTGGACCCACTCTTCGTCATACCGACCAAGAATTTGAGGCTGATATAAACGAACACCGCCTGTGTTTCAAGCCCGCCGTGACAACCCGCCGTGCAAGGCCGGCAAAAGCCCTGACGGCGTCAGCATTGCTCCAGGCGCATGGCGCCCATGCGGCAACCCCCCTGCGAAAGGCGGCAGGGTGTCCTTATTTATTAGCCACGACACGAATGGACGCGGCGCTGTGGCGCGCGAAAGGACAAAATCATGGGCAACCGCAGACTACTTTCCGCCTTGGGCGACCTCTTCACCGCATTCGGCGGCGCGGTCGCCGCCTCGCGCGCCGTGGAAGCCGGCCGCAAGCCGCGTGCCGACGACCTGCGCAAGGTGGACATGGACCCGGCTATCTTCAACAGGATCGGCCGTTTTTGAAAATCTGACGAGAGGCGCCGTGAGGGCGCCTATGTCCTGACAAAGGTCAGATAGGCCGGCCGCCGGCCCTCGCGAATGGCCTTCGCCTCGTAACGCGTACCCGGCCAGCCCGCATAGGGGCTGTTCCAGTCGCCGGCATCCGCTGCTTGCCATGCGAAGGCGCCATGCGCCCGGCAATGCAGCAAGGTCCAATTCACATAAGTGTCGATGTCGGACGCGAAGCGGAACTTTGAGCCTGGCTTCAGGACGCGCGCGAAGCGGTCGAGATTGACCGCACTGACGAAGCGCCGTTTCCAGTGCTTCTTCTTCGGCCAGGGATCCGGATAGAGAAGATCGATGCCGTCGAGCGATGCCGGCGGCAGCCAATCGAGCAGCCGGGTGGCATCGTCATCGAAGACACGCAGATTGGCCAGCGGCCGCTGCCTAACTGCCATCATCATCTTGGCCATGCCGTTGACGAAGGGCTCGACGCCGACAAATCCGGTTGTCGGCGCCTCGATGGCGCGGTGCAGAAGATGTTCGCCGCCGCCAAAGCCGATCTCAAGGCGAACGGCCGAGACGTCGGCTTCGAACAGGGTGCGCAGCTCCGACGGCGCTTCAGCCGTCAGATCGAGTCGGTAGGTGCCGAGACCGCTTTCCAGGGCAGCCGCCTGCTGCGGGCGGACCGGCTTGCCACGCCGACGGCCGAAGAAGGCTTCGGTCGCACGGCTTGGCCTGTCGTCGGGGCTCATCTGGTGCCGCAGGATCTGTCGGGCGCTCAGGCCGCGACAGCATCCTTGAGCGCCTTGGCCAGATCGGTCTTCTCCCAGGAGAAGGACCCGTCACGGCCAGCCTTGCGGCCAAAATGGCCATAGGACGACGTTTTGGCATAGATCGGCTTGTTGAGATCGAGATGACGGCGGATGCCGGATGGCGACAGGTCCATCACGGTGCGCAGCGCATCCTCGAGCTTTGCCTCGTCGACCTTGCCGGTGCCGTGCAGGTCGACATAGACCGACAAGGGCTGGGCGACGCCGATGGCGTAGGAAAGCTGGATGGTGCAGCGGTCGGCAAGCTTGGCCGCCACGACATTCTTGGCCAGATAGCGCGCCGCGTAGGCCGCCGAACGGTCGACCTTGGTGGTGTCCTTGCCGGAGAAGGCGCCACCGCCGTGCGGTGCCGCACCGCCATAGGTATCGACAATGATCTTGCGGCCGGTCAGCCCGGCATCGCCGTCCGGTCCGCCAATGACGAACTTGCCGGTCGGGTTGATGTACCACATGCAGTCGTCGGCGATCTTGAGGTCGCCGAGCGCCTCGCGGATGTAGGGTTCGACGACCTTGCGGACCTTCTTGGAATCCCAGCTTGAATCCAGATGCTGGGTCGACAGCACGATCTGCGTAGCCTCGGCGGCCTTGCCGTCCACGTAGCGGACGGTGACCTGGCTCTTGGCGTCCGGCCCGAGCTTACCGGCCTCGCCATTATTCTGGTGACGGGCGGCGGCCAGAAGTTCGAGGATCTTGTGGCTGTAGTAGATCGGCGCCGGCATCAGGTCCGGCGTTTCGCGGCAAGCATAGCCGAACATGATGCCCTGGTCGCCGGCACCTTCTTCGCCCTGGCGATCGGCGGCGTTGTCGACGCCCTGGCCGATGTCAGGCGACTGGCCATGCAGTAGGACTTCGATCTTCGCCGTCTTCCAGTGGAAACCGGCCTGTTCGTAGCCGATCTCGCGGATAGCCTTGCGGGCGACAGATTTGAACTTCGCCGGATTCACGACAGGGTGGCCCGCCGCGTCCATGAGGACGTTGCCGGCCTTGTCCTTCTTCAGCAGCGTCTCTGGAACGCGCACCTCGCCGGCGATGACGACGCGGTTGGTGGTCGCCAAGGTCTCGCAGGCGACGCGGACTTTCCACGGGTCCATGCCGGTCTTCTTGGCCTCACGGTAGACCAGATCGACAATCTCGTCGGAAATCCGGTCACAGACTTTGTCGGGATGGCCCTCGGCAACGGATTCCGAGGTAAAGAAGTAGTTCTGCCGCGTCACGGGTGTCCCCTCTTGAAAAACGATCGGCAGGCTGCCGATTTTGGCGCGCCACGTGTTAGCGGGGCAAAGCGCTGCTCGTCAAGCGTCGCCGCCGTCCTGGCATGAATGTCGGAGCCGATATTTTATGCCACCGGCGGCGCGGTGCCGCCGGTTCGAAGCGCATTACGGATCAGTCGAGATCGTCGGCGGCGAGCGACTTCACAAGGTCGATGATCCTTCGGCGCACCTTGACGTCGGCGATTTTGACAAAGGCACGGTTGAGCTGGAGTCCTTCTGGACTGCCGCAGAATTCGACGGCGAAAGCCATCGACGCATCCTCGGCAAAGCCGCGGTTGGCCGAGGATTCCTGGCCTGGCGCATCCTCGAAAAAGAAGGCGACGGGCACGCCGAGTATGGAAGCAATCGCCTGCAGGCGGCTGGCGCCGACGCGGTTGGTGCCCTTTTCATACTTCTGGATTTGTTGAAATGTGATGCCGAGATTCTCGCCCAGCTTTTCCTGGCTCATTCCGAGCATATTGCGGCGAAGCCGGATGCGGCTTCCAACGTGGATGTCTATGGGATTCGGCTTTTTCTTGTTTTCTTCTGTCATTTTTTCCTCGCCGAATTTTTTCGGCTTTGTGATTTTTTTCTCGCCCAAACAAA harbors:
- the truB gene encoding tRNA pseudouridine(55) synthase TruB, with the translated sequence MARRGKKKGRPVSGWVVLDKPVGMGSTEAVSKIKWLFQAEKAGHAGTLDPLASGMLPIALGEATKTVPYVQDGAKVYRFTVAWGQERSTDDLEGPVTKEADQRPSEAEVRALLPKYTGVIMQTPPQFSAIKIAGERAYDLAREGETVDIPAREIEIGRLDIVEHGTDQTVFEVECGKGTYVRSLARDMGRDLGCFGHISELRRVEVEPFTPEDFVTVAELEAARFGAPGEDVVGEDIEGEGKSEAADAVDVVEAPVDFGAIDALLVDTSAALDCLPQIAISDDAATKIRLGNPVIIRGRDAPVEAEEACATARGKLVAIGAIEQGMFKPKRVFAG
- the rbfA gene encoding 30S ribosome-binding factor RbfA, which codes for MPRSTTSGPSQRMLRVGEQVRHALSETLQRGDIIDPLIENSVVSVSEVRMSPDLKIATAFVSPLGAKDAEAVIEALNKHAKFVRGRVSGALRQMKYMPEFRFRLDTSFDNFARINDLLKSPEVARDLDADDDKAQEDKAQEDRAKDDKAKEGKDSE
- the infB gene encoding translation initiation factor IF-2, producing the protein MSDTKSGDDKTLSVTPKKTLTLKRPGMEQGTVRQNFSHGRTKSVVVETKKRKFSLPGDKPEPVAAAPAPVFTPKPAAVVAAPPVVQEAPKAPPPPPPPVERSGMVLNELSRSEMEARRRALEGSKVREVEDRQRAAEEAKRRAEDEERRKREREESARRQAEEEARLQTEAESRRRAEEEARRRAPLAAELATADEEEEVKPKRTGAGAPVRRPVTPEVARPAKPTKGEEDRRRGKLTLNSALTDEDARARSLSSMRRRQEKFKRAMHNEPREKVMREVILPETITIQELAQRMSERAVDVVKFFMKQGQILKPGDVIDADTAELVATEFGHTVRRVAESDIEEGLFNIADNAEDLVSRPPVVTIMGHVDHGKTSLLDAIRNANVVSGEAGGITQHIGAYQVEKNGQKITFIDTPGHAAFTAMRARGAQATDIAILVVAADDSVMPQTIESISHAKAAGVPIIVAINKIDKHDADPQKVRSELLRHEVFVESMGGEVLDVEVSATKGTNLDKLLEAILLQAEILDLKANPDRTAEGVVIEAQLDKGRGPVATVLVQTGTLMPGDILVAGNEWGRVRALVNDRGEQIKEAPPAMPVEVLGLQGTPQAGDRFAVVNNEARAREITEYRQRLAREKAVARHAGQRGSLEQMMSQLQTSGLKEFPLVIKGDVQGSIEAINAALDKLGTDEVRARIVHAGAGAITESDVSLAETSGAAIIGFNVRANVQARAAAAAAGIEIRYYSIIYNLVDDVKAALSGLLSPERRETFIGNAEILEIFDITKVGKIAGCRVTEGKVERGAGVRLIRDNVVIHEGTLKTLKRFKDEVSEVPGGQECGMAFQNYEDMRVGDVIECFRVEMVTRTL
- a CDS encoding RNA-binding protein, encoding MNDRTCIVTRKQAEPDELIRFVVGPDSAVVPDLKRNLPGRGCWVSADRLHIEKAAAKNLFARAFKAQVVVPPDLGGMVDGLLSRSALGMLGLARKAGAISLGATKVESAVRGGLALFVLHATEASDDGVRKISQARRATVHIGGPSILAYKLFSEAELSLALGGTNVIHAAVLAGDAGKAVQKRMVALDRYRGGTPDDLAMLAAVADEDDAAEDME
- the nusA gene encoding transcription termination factor NusA, whose translation is MVVSANRLELLQIADAVAREKSIDKSIVIAAMADAIQKAARSRYGQETNIRADINPNTGEMKLQRLMEVVEKVDDYATQIAISSARERNPDAQLGDFIAEQLPPMDFGRIAAQSAKQVIVQKVREAERDRQYDEYKDRIGEIVNGTVKRVEYGNVIVDLGRGEAIIRRDELIPRENYKYGDRVRAYVYDVRREQRGPQIFLSRTHPQFMAKLFTMEVPEIYDGIIEIKSVARDPGSRAKIAVISRDSSIDPVGACVGMRGSRVQAVVGELQGEKIDIIPWSPSAASFIVNALQPAEVAKVVLDEDAERIEVVVPDDQLSLAIGRRGQNVRLASQLTGWDIDILTEAEESERRQKEFVERSALFMEALDVDEMVGQVLASEGFTSVEEVAYVDAGEIASIDGFDEDTASEIQTRAREYLEKIEAEHDDKRKALGVSDELREIPGITTAMMVTLGEDGVKTIEDFAGYAADDLTGWKERKDGETKVYPGVLANHGVSRADAEQMVLNARLKAGWITEDELAAEEAPADEAVGA
- the rimP gene encoding ribosome maturation factor RimP, which produces MTAMTSEGDDRIIRESGIDARIALIIQPVLRGIGFRLVRVHLSGQNGLTLQIMAEREDGTMTVEDCEEVSRAVSPALDVDDPIEKAYHLEVSSPGIDRPLVRKSDFVTWTGHLVKMETSVVVADRKRFKGKIAEAGENDVLIERDKAAYGEEPTVRVPYDAISETRLILTDDLIRDALSKDNRARKEAKKRRGEPDDDVPEGTEADATEEHEQES
- the trmB gene encoding tRNA (guanine(46)-N(7))-methyltransferase TrmB; the encoded protein is MSPDDRPSRATEAFFGRRRGKPVRPQQAAALESGLGTYRLDLTAEAPSELRTLFEADVSAVRLEIGFGGGEHLLHRAIEAPTTGFVGVEPFVNGMAKMMMAVRQRPLANLRVFDDDATRLLDWLPPASLDGIDLLYPDPWPKKKHWKRRFVSAVNLDRFARVLKPGSKFRFASDIDTYVNWTLLHCRAHGAFAWQAADAGDWNSPYAGWPGTRYEAKAIREGRRPAYLTFVRT
- the metK gene encoding methionine adenosyltransferase, with the translated sequence MTRQNYFFTSESVAEGHPDKVCDRISDEIVDLVYREAKKTGMDPWKVRVACETLATTNRVVIAGEVRVPETLLKKDKAGNVLMDAAGHPVVNPAKFKSVARKAIREIGYEQAGFHWKTAKIEVLLHGQSPDIGQGVDNAADRQGEEGAGDQGIMFGYACRETPDLMPAPIYYSHKILELLAAARHQNNGEAGKLGPDAKSQVTVRYVDGKAAEATQIVLSTQHLDSSWDSKKVRKVVEPYIREALGDLKIADDCMWYINPTGKFVIGGPDGDAGLTGRKIIVDTYGGAAPHGGGAFSGKDTTKVDRSAAYAARYLAKNVVAAKLADRCTIQLSYAIGVAQPLSVYVDLHGTGKVDEAKLEDALRTVMDLSPSGIRRHLDLNKPIYAKTSSYGHFGRKAGRDGSFSWEKTDLAKALKDAVAA
- a CDS encoding helix-turn-helix domain-containing protein — encoded protein: MTEENKKKPNPIDIHVGSRIRLRRNMLGMSQEKLGENLGITFQQIQKYEKGTNRVGASRLQAIASILGVPVAFFFEDAPGQESSANRGFAEDASMAFAVEFCGSPEGLQLNRAFVKIADVKVRRRIIDLVKSLAADDLD